The window GCTGATCCGACACTCCTTGCTGAACTCCATCGTTTGTGTAAGCCTGAGTCAGAAGACGAGACAGTAGTAACAAGCGCGATTCAAGAACCAGTTATTCCTTCAGAGCCAGTGACGCCCGAACAAGAGCCAGCAGTACCAGCTGTCGATTCAAGTATTGGTTCTGTGGACGAAATTACTCAAGACGAATTTGAAAAGCTCTTGGATGAGTTACATGGTAAAGGCAGCGCGCCGGGTGCCGCTAAACCTGAGCCTTCTATGCCCACGCAAGCAAACTCTTCGGTCAGCGATAGCGGTGATATAACCGATGACGAATTTGAACGTCTTCTGGATGAACTTCATGGTGTCGGCAATAGCCCATCGTCATCGAGCTCTGCACCAACTGAACCACCAAAATCTCCAGACCCTGTCGCTCCGGTCAGTGCTCCATCATTTGAAGATAATGACAGCGATCTGATGACAGATGAAGAGTTCGAGAAACTGCTGGATGAACTGCACGGTTCGGGCAAAGGACCATCGGCTGAAGAGCTTGATATGGCGACTAAACCCGTTGCTTCTAACCTGGCCCCTAAAGTAGCAAGCGCACCTGCACCACAGCCAGCAGCCGAACCAGTCGCGCTGAAGGAAGAAGCAAAAGCCTCGGCACCAGCGGTTAAGAAACCACAAGCAGAAGCCACCGTACGGGTGGATACCTCTACACTTGATACCATTATGAATATGGTAGGTGAGTTGGTATTGGTTCGTAACCGTTTATTAAGTCTTGGACTTAACAGCAACGACGAAGAAATGTCGAAAGCGGTTGCGAACTTAGACGTTGTGACGGCCGATCTGCAAGGTGCGGTAATGAAAACGCGCATGCAGCCCATCAAAAAAGTGTTTGGTCGCTTCCCGCGTGTTGTTCGCGATCTAGCGCGTAACCTGAATAAAGACATCGTGCTGGAAATGCGCGGTGAAGAAACGGACCTGGATAAAAATCTGGTTGAAGCTTTAGCCGATCCATTGATCCACCTGGTACGCAACTCGGTCGATCACGGTATTGAAATGCCGGAAGATCGCGTCAAAGCAGGCAAATCACGTACAGGTAAAGTGCTCCTGTCTGCTTCGCAAGAAGGGGATCATATTGAACTATCTATCGTCGATGACGGCGGTGGTATGGACCCAAATAAACTTCGTGCAATCGCTGTCAAACGCGGCATGATGGACGAAGATGCCGCGGCTCGCTTGACCGATAAAGAGTGTTTTAACTTGATTTTTGCGCCCGGTTTTTCAAGCAAAGAGAAGATCTCTGATATCTCAGGTCGCGGCGTTGGTATGGATGTGGTGAAAACGGCCATCAATACCCTCAATGGTTCAATTGATATTGATTCGGAGCTTGGTAAAGGCACCAAGATTAACATCAAAGTTCCGCTTACGTTGGCGATTTTACCAACTCTGATGGTTGGTGTTTGCGGTCATCCGTTCGCGCTACCTTTGGCATCAGTCAATGAAATCTTCCATTTAGATTTAAGCCGTACGAACGTCGTTGATGGTCAGCTGACGATTATTGTTCGTGATAAGTCTATCCCATTGTTCTATCTGCAAAACTGGCTGGCGACTAAGTCACCACGAGTTCAGGAGCGTACTGGCCATGGTCATGTTGTCATCGTTCAGATAGGCAGCCAGCGTGTTGGTTTTGTTGTTGATACGCTAATAGGACAAGAAGAAGTTGTGATCAAACCGTTGGATAAACTATTGCAAGGTACGCCTGGTATGGCGGGCGCGACAATCACCAGTGACGGCCACATCGCATTGATTCTTGATGTGCCTGATTTACTATCGCGATACGCCTCGGCTTCACGAATTTAATCGAAGCAGACGTTTAGAAAGGAATAAAATGGCGATTAAAGTACTAGTCGTTGATGATTCAAGTTTTTTCCGCCGCCGCGTTAGCGAAATCATCAACTCGGAATCGCGCCTAGAGGTGATTGACGTTGCGGTGAATGGCAGAGAAGCGGTTGAAAAGGCCAAATCCCTTAAGCCTGACGTCATTACGATGGATATTGAAATGCCCGTGATGGACGGTATCACGGCGGTTCGTGAAATCATGGCGGCGTCGCCGACGCCAATCCTGATGTTTTCGTCACTGACTCATGATGGGGCGAAAGCAACACTGGATGCGCTTGATGCGGGAGCTCTGGATTTCTTACCGAAAAAATTCGAAGATATCGCGCGCAACCGTGATGAAGCGGTATCGTTACTTCAACAACGCGTCATCCAGATTGCATCCAAGCGTGCGTTCTTACGTCGTCCTGTTGCACGGACATCTCCAGTGTCAACAACGTCATTAAATCGACCGCTTGCAACGCGTGACCTGAGTCTGACTACACCAACGCCTCGTTCTTCAGCAGTGAAGTATCGAGCCTCAGGTAAACGATATCAGCTGACGGCCATTGGCACATCCACAGGTGGGCCCGTGGCTTTGCAAAAGATTTTGACGCGTCTGCCCGCGAATTATCCGCATCCGATCGTGCTAATTCAGCATATGCCGGCAACCTTTACAGCCGCATTCGCCAGCCGCTTGAATACGTTGTGCAAGATTCAAGTAAAAGAAGCGCAAGATGGTGATGTATTACAAGCAGGCGTGGCGTATCTCGCTCCGGGCGGCAAACAGATGATGGTTGATGGCCGCGCAGGTGTTGCGCGACTGCGTATTATTGATGGTGGCGATCGAATGAACTATAAGCCATGTGTTGATGTTACTTTTGGCTCTGCGGCAAAAGTGTACCGAGATAAAGTGCTCTCGCTAGTGCTGACTGGAATGGGCGCAGACGGTCGGGAAGGTGCACGCATGTTGAAGTCAGCGGGAGCGACGATTTGGGCACAAGATGAAGAGAGTTGTGTGGTTTATGGTATGCCTCAGGCCGTCGCGAAAGCGGGCATTTCGTCTGAGGATTTACCCCTGGACCGCATTGCTGAACGCATATTGGTCGAAGTGGGACTGGCGTAGGATAGATCATGAACGTTTGGAGCGTAGCTAACCAAAAAGGTGGCGTAGGTAAAACCACCACCACTGTCACATTAGCGGGTCTTTTAAGTCAGAAAGGTCATCGCGTGCTCATGGTCGATACAGATCCTCATGGTTCACTCACGACCTATCTCGGCTATGACTCTGATAACGTTGCGTCAAGTTTATTCGACCTATTCCAGCTAAAATCGTTCACGCATGAAACGGTAAAACCACTGATTCTGAAGACAGAACTGGACGGTATGGACATCATTCCCGCCCACATGTCCCTCGCGACATTAGATCGCGTTATGGGGAATCGCAGCGGCATGGGATTGATACTGAAACGAGCACTCAAAGCGGTTTCTCAAGATTACGATTATGTGTTGATAGACTGTCCGCCGATTCTTGGCGTGATGATGGTCAATGCACTTGCTGCAAGTGATCGTATTTTAATCCCGGTTCAGACTGAGTTTCTGGCGATGAAAGGTCTTGAGCGTATGATGCGTACCTTGAGCATCATGAAAAAATCACGTCCGGGTGGATTTAAAGTTACGATAGTGCCAACCATGTACGACAAGCGCACTAGGGCTTCATTGCAAACGTTGACCCAACTAAAGCAGGACTACCCGAATCAGGTATGGTCATCTGCAGTGCCTATCGATACGAAGTTTCGCGATGCTAGCTTAAAGCATTTACCCGTTTCACACTTTGCATCCGGCAGTCGTGGTGTCTTTGCTTATAAGCAGCTATTGATTTATCTGCAGAGGTTAGCGCTCGATGAGTAATCATGACGTTATTTCCAGTGAACAGGCTCTTGATGATTACTTCTGTGCGTTGCTCGACGATGACACTGAGCTTGAAGAGCTGAACGAGGAGTTTGACTTACTTGCTCAAGAACTCGCATCTTCAGAGCCGGATCCGGAGCCAGATCTGCAACCTCTTCAAGTGGAGCCAGCTGTATTAATAGAAACTTATTCTCTGGAGTTGGAAGCCCCCAACTTAGAAGACGTTGAGCGTTTATTAAGTCAGCTTGAGTCGACCGATGTGGTTGACGAAGTGGATATCGATGAGATTCTGGCTCAGAACACCTTGGATATTGCCCAGCAAGCGAAACCAGTTTTAGCGGAGGTTTCACAGCCTGTTGAAATGGTTGAAGATATTCAGGAGTGTGTTGTCGAAGCGCCTGCTATTGAAATCAACCAGCCAGATGCTATCGCGTCTCAGCCGAAATTTGAACAAGTTATCGAAACGGAGCCAGATCTGGTAATGGCTTCTGACCCCCAAGCTAACTCAGCTTTGCCAAACTTATGGGAAAGTACTCAGCGAACGGAAGACTTTCAGGTGCTTTACTTCGATGTGAATGCGGTGATGTTTGCAGTGCCTTTAGATGAGTTAGGTGGTATTCATCGTATCACTGAACTGAACCATTTGATTGGTAAACCTGACTGGTATTTGGGGCTACAGACCAATCGCGAGCAAAAGTTTGATGTGGTTGATACCGCCAAGTGGGTGATGGCTGACAAGCTCTGTGGTGAAGAATATAAAGAGAACTACCAATATGTCGTCATGCTCGGTGAAAGCATGTGGGGGTTAGCCAGTAACCAGCTAATGGGAACTGAGGTACTCAATGTCGACAACGTTCGCTGGCGTGAACAGGCGGGAAAACGTCCCTGGCTCGCGGGCATGGTGAAAGAAAAAATGTGTGCTTTAATTCACGTCCAAGCACTTATTGACATGCTAAACGCTGGTTTAGACGTGAAATCAATGAATTAGAATTAAGTCGGGAACGATATTAACGAGGATTAACTATGTCTCAAGCTTTTGCAGTTGAAGTGAAGAAAGATGCCACAAATGACGAAGTTCTTCAGTGGGTGACGTTCCAACTAGAAGAAGAAACGTATGGTATTAATGTAATGCAGGTGCGTGAAGTTCTTCGCTATACAGAAATTGCCCCTGTGCCTGGTGCGCCAGATTACGTGCTGGGTATTATTAATCTACGTGGTAACGTGGTTACTGTTATCGATACGCGTTCACGCTTCGGCTTAATTGAAGGCGAAGTGACGGACAATACGCGTATCATTGTTATCGAATCTGAACATCAGGTGATTGGTATTCTGGTCGACAGCGTTGCAGAAGTGGTTTACCTGCGTTCTTCTGAGATCGATACTACCCCTTCTGTTGGAACTGACGAGAGTGCGAAGTTCATTCAAGGCGTCAGCAATCGTGATGGTAAGCTACTTATCTTAGTTGATTTGAACAAGCTATTAACTGAAGACGAATGGGATGATATGGCTCATCTGTAATGGGCTGAATGAACATGGCTGAAGTGAATTTTTTATCTATCCCCTTCATCGCTGGTGGTGTAGTTTTCGTTGTACTCTTGCTGCTCGCTTTGCAACTGCGTATTCGCTCAGGTTTGCAAAAGAAAATCGATTTTCAGAGAGTCCAATCTCGACATGCTGATAAAGAAGTACAGAAACTGAGCAAACAGTTACTGGAAGTCCGCTCTGTGGTTGTCGGCTTAGGGCAAAAGGTGACAGAGCAGCAAGATATTATCCAGCATCTTAACGAGCGTATCCGTGAGCTGGAAAATACGGATACCGACGGGCGTTTGTATAGCCGAGCCTCTAAAATGGTTCAATTAGGTGCTGATATTAACGAGCTGATTGAAGAGTGTGAATTACCTAAAGCAGAAGCTGAACTGATGCTATCGCTACAGAAAAAGCTGGCAGGTAAAGAGAAAATCCCACCACTCAGTAGCCAACCCTCTGAAGCGTCGAGCCATCCGTCACAAGGAAGACGACGTTAGATTAGAAAAAGAAGCTCCGGCTTCTTTTTTTATACCTTACCTAAAACGGTAAGTTTTGCTTCTTATGAAATTGCGGTCCCATCCTTATTAATCTATATAACTATTTATGGTTAAATTTATCGAATTGTGTAAGTAAGTTAACAAAAATTCATGAACTTACTTACATCTATGGTCTCTTGTTCTGTTTCGTCTTAACTAAGCTGTGCTAAGATAGCCGCTCGTTTATTATTTAGTTGAAGCCCTATGTTAGAAGTGTCTAACCTTACTGCGATCCGTGACGAAAGGGTCCTGTTTGAAAACCTGAAATTTACTATAAAACCAGGCGAGCTAGTCCAAATTGAAGGGCGAAACGGAACGGGCAAAACAACGTTATTACGCATTGTTACAGGGTTA is drawn from uncultured Vibrio sp. and contains these coding sequences:
- a CDS encoding chemotaxis protein CheA, giving the protein MSYDLDEDILHDFLIEAGEILELLSEQLVELENNPEDKELLNAIFRGFHTVKGGAGFLSLAELVDTCHGAENVFDVLRNGQRSVTPSLMDTMLKALDTVNTQFQSVQERAVPEAADPTLLAELHRLCKPESEDETVVTSAIQEPVIPSEPVTPEQEPAVPAVDSSIGSVDEITQDEFEKLLDELHGKGSAPGAAKPEPSMPTQANSSVSDSGDITDDEFERLLDELHGVGNSPSSSSSAPTEPPKSPDPVAPVSAPSFEDNDSDLMTDEEFEKLLDELHGSGKGPSAEELDMATKPVASNLAPKVASAPAPQPAAEPVALKEEAKASAPAVKKPQAEATVRVDTSTLDTIMNMVGELVLVRNRLLSLGLNSNDEEMSKAVANLDVVTADLQGAVMKTRMQPIKKVFGRFPRVVRDLARNLNKDIVLEMRGEETDLDKNLVEALADPLIHLVRNSVDHGIEMPEDRVKAGKSRTGKVLLSASQEGDHIELSIVDDGGGMDPNKLRAIAVKRGMMDEDAAARLTDKECFNLIFAPGFSSKEKISDISGRGVGMDVVKTAINTLNGSIDIDSELGKGTKINIKVPLTLAILPTLMVGVCGHPFALPLASVNEIFHLDLSRTNVVDGQLTIIVRDKSIPLFYLQNWLATKSPRVQERTGHGHVVIVQIGSQRVGFVVDTLIGQEEVVIKPLDKLLQGTPGMAGATITSDGHIALILDVPDLLSRYASASRI
- a CDS encoding chemotaxis response regulator protein-glutamate methylesterase translates to MAIKVLVVDDSSFFRRRVSEIINSESRLEVIDVAVNGREAVEKAKSLKPDVITMDIEMPVMDGITAVREIMAASPTPILMFSSLTHDGAKATLDALDAGALDFLPKKFEDIARNRDEAVSLLQQRVIQIASKRAFLRRPVARTSPVSTTSLNRPLATRDLSLTTPTPRSSAVKYRASGKRYQLTAIGTSTGGPVALQKILTRLPANYPHPIVLIQHMPATFTAAFASRLNTLCKIQVKEAQDGDVLQAGVAYLAPGGKQMMVDGRAGVARLRIIDGGDRMNYKPCVDVTFGSAAKVYRDKVLSLVLTGMGADGREGARMLKSAGATIWAQDEESCVVYGMPQAVAKAGISSEDLPLDRIAERILVEVGLA
- a CDS encoding ParA family protein, with amino-acid sequence MNVWSVANQKGGVGKTTTTVTLAGLLSQKGHRVLMVDTDPHGSLTTYLGYDSDNVASSLFDLFQLKSFTHETVKPLILKTELDGMDIIPAHMSLATLDRVMGNRSGMGLILKRALKAVSQDYDYVLIDCPPILGVMMVNALAASDRILIPVQTEFLAMKGLERMMRTLSIMKKSRPGGFKVTIVPTMYDKRTRASLQTLTQLKQDYPNQVWSSAVPIDTKFRDASLKHLPVSHFASGSRGVFAYKQLLIYLQRLALDE
- a CDS encoding chemotaxis protein CheW; the protein is MSNHDVISSEQALDDYFCALLDDDTELEELNEEFDLLAQELASSEPDPEPDLQPLQVEPAVLIETYSLELEAPNLEDVERLLSQLESTDVVDEVDIDEILAQNTLDIAQQAKPVLAEVSQPVEMVEDIQECVVEAPAIEINQPDAIASQPKFEQVIETEPDLVMASDPQANSALPNLWESTQRTEDFQVLYFDVNAVMFAVPLDELGGIHRITELNHLIGKPDWYLGLQTNREQKFDVVDTAKWVMADKLCGEEYKENYQYVVMLGESMWGLASNQLMGTEVLNVDNVRWREQAGKRPWLAGMVKEKMCALIHVQALIDMLNAGLDVKSMN
- a CDS encoding chemotaxis protein CheW — protein: MSQAFAVEVKKDATNDEVLQWVTFQLEEETYGINVMQVREVLRYTEIAPVPGAPDYVLGIINLRGNVVTVIDTRSRFGLIEGEVTDNTRIIVIESEHQVIGILVDSVAEVVYLRSSEIDTTPSVGTDESAKFIQGVSNRDGKLLILVDLNKLLTEDEWDDMAHL
- a CDS encoding DUF2802 domain-containing protein, encoding MAEVNFLSIPFIAGGVVFVVLLLLALQLRIRSGLQKKIDFQRVQSRHADKEVQKLSKQLLEVRSVVVGLGQKVTEQQDIIQHLNERIRELENTDTDGRLYSRASKMVQLGADINELIEECELPKAEAELMLSLQKKLAGKEKIPPLSSQPSEASSHPSQGRRR